AGCCTATTGTTGAATTCACGAAGAGGCTGGATTTTCGGGTCTTCTATTTCATCTGCGTACGTCTGGATGATTTTCCAGTTGAAATAAAGATCAATGACCTCTCTTGGAGTATCGTTTAAAATGGATGATAACGCTTTCATGTAGGACGGAGATCCTACTATCAAACGGTCACTCCTATAATCCGATGGTGCCAGAGCTGATATAATGTCTGACATGGAGATTTGTGGGAGAAGAGATTGTGTCTCCTCAATGGTCCGCGGGTTATAGGACTTGGTCACATCTTCCTGGCTTTGTGTGTCCGGGGTAACATCTGCTATTTTCGCTTCGAAAGTAACGACGTCGCGCAGATGGTGCTTTGTCCCGCTACTAGAGGCAAATTCCCCAAGCACTTTCTCCACCACCGTAGTGTATTCTTTGACAGTTTCCGTACTGTTATAGTATTCCCTTGCTGGAAGTCCGATCTCACCAAGTGGATTAACAAAGATTGCGACCGAGTCCGGGTCACGATCGTCAGACTATAAGTGTAAGGCAGGTTCAAAACCAATAAGGAGCGTGGATTACTCACAGCAACAAACGGGGATACCAGGGCCTCGACACCGGATTCCATGAGGTAGAGTATTGCTTTTGTTAGGTCGGCATCCGATCCTTTAAGTGAGATCGAGTCTCGGCTGTATATCTTCTCGAACTCGGCCAGCATGTTATCAAGCGGTTTGCTTCCCCGCTTGGTGACCGTCGACTCGTCCATACAAGCAGTGTATGCTGCCTTCAATTTCTCAAAATTGTTTGAGTCAGCTGGATCCGAAGGTTTTGAGGAGCTAAGCAAGTGACGAAGGCGTGTCTGCGCATTTTCACTCATCATAGTCCCCGCAAATATGGCGCCTTGGTCAGGGCGCATGTCGTGCCGTTCTCTCCACCCCCCGCAGACATACTGATCGAAATCGGTGCAGGGATTAATTTGATCATAATTCGGGTCGAGGTTATAGAGAATCTCAGATGCGGCGTGTACACACTCGGGGGTCTCACAAATCGAGGTTGTCACAGGACGCGGAGGAACGCTTTCAGATGGTCCGTCTGATATAACCAGCCACTAGGTCAGAGAAAGTGCGATGGCAAGGGCAACGGTGACGTACCAGGAATTATAGACCAAAAATAATAGGAGACTGAAATGAATGACAGAATTGCAAATGTTGTACAGCGGGCGAGTGAGAACCACGATGCTTGGTTCCTCAGAGGGCCCTCCCGAAGCTCACGAACATGGGCTTCGGCATCTTCGGGATATCCCAGAAGCGGTCGGCTCTTCTCAAGCTCGGGCGTCGAAATGTCTCGCAAGAGGGAGGTACTTTTAAGTTCCTCATCACTGGTATATGCATGATAAGCACCCTGCTGTCCAATGGGAGGATTGACTTGCTAACCTTGTAAGGGGGGAGCTGGGCATGCTGTCCTGCAGGCCGTGCATCTCACCTTTCACACGAGGCACAATCACATCCAATGGTACAAGATAATGAAGATCCCACTAGTCTGCAATATAAATTCATATAGATGCCTTGCCTGGCACCGTCGAGAAGCATTTAAGGGGAAGGAGATAAATTAGGAGGTATGGTCGTTGTTTCACATCCATTGATGGCGTCACATGTTTATCATTGATGAGTCAGCTTTCTATCGTACGCTCAGAAATGCCGACACTAAGTGTTCCTTTATGTTTGCTTTGCTAGAAGAACATTCGCTTTtaagagagaagatgaagtttaAAGTGAACTCCATCTAGTACGACTGACGTTATTTCAAAGAACAATCTTCCGGATGCATATGAACGGTAGAAAGTCTACCCTACCTACTCGACTACCCGTAGCACCACAACCCAGACACTCGTTTAATTGGACGAAAACGAAACCCCCACAACTCCTTTAAGCTTATGTCAAATTAGCTCAACGTTGACGGCATTCTCCCGGGTTGCATGTCCTGTAGTACCTAAAGATATTTTATGGCAGGAGCTGTCTAGCCGACAGTTTAAGGGATACACACCAATATGGGCATGACAATCTGGGATATGAGCACATCGGCGTCATCACAGCTCGCCATGTCAACCAAGACATATACGAATCCCTGACCAAGTTTGGTCAGTTCTTCACAGTGTCTAAGATATACCCTGATCTCTCACAACGCCATGGCTAGCAAACCTCGTTTCCCAGTGTCAGTGAGGAAGCATGgctttactccgtactgtacTGGTAACGCTTTTAGTCCCCACTTAGGCATGATGTATCTCGTAGGGCTTCTGCTCGGTGCCGGGTGAAGGAATATATCACAACGCACCTTGTCAACTTGGCAAGTAAAACCTAGTACGAGGATGATATAGTCTTAGTTCCTAATAACTCTCTATGAGAGCATAAGGAGAGCATATCCCGAATTCAGTTAGGTGTTTCTGCTTGTTACTCCAGTTTAAATACGAACAGCTCCCCAACCAGGCGGAAATGCCTCGCACAATGTTCGGGATTTGGGATCATCGAAAACGGTATATTTACCAATGAAATAGTGATAGGTGGCTCCACAGCGGAGAAGAGACCATTGGGATTGGTTAGAGACAAAAACGTTGGTAAAGCGACTGGTCTAGAATGATATCCAACATTGTTGGCCTCATTTCCTATCTCCATAGCGGTATATGATCTGCGGGCCATGAATTCTTCAGTAAACTAGGACAgctattttgtttttttgtttttttttcctttcacttattttataaaatcttctAGAGTATTCTAGAGTCAGTACTGGTTGTGTGGAGTACAAGTACTGATGTTGGCACTCGCAGTGGTATATGTCAGATTGTCTAAATACCAATCGGCAATGGATCCAATCTATCATATAGATGAGACACGGTGATTGAGCGAATAACCTtgtttttgccttttttccCGGCATTCCGCTGTAGAAGGGAGAATGTGTCTAACCAGGAGACACCCAAGTCGTTAAGGTTGGGGAAACAGGGGACCTATAGCAGTTGAACATATTGGCTTGGCTCGTGAGCGGAAGAAGCCACGCGAGAAATTAGACCCAACTCTAACCGGTCCAGCCAATAATCCGTACGAATATGAATTGCCGGCAGACACGGACTGCCGTTTCTAGAACTCTTCCGACTCGGACGAGACTGACAAGGATTGAAGAAAACATTGGAGTCTGAGCGCTTCCACTGCCACGCGAGACACTCAGCATTGTGATCCATCATAAGTTTGCAGTACATATCGTATACCTTCTGACAGGTGTGCCCTGTCGAGAGGGTTGCCTTGGAAGGCAATATCATTGGCGGCAACGGCATGGCATGGATCAGGGTTATGAAAACTTTCAGTGAAAGCACTCCGTCTGGGCTGTGGGGCTGCAAAAGTGAAACATGATGTGGACGAGGATCATTTGCTTCTTTAGGCAATCAAGAACACATGGCTTGAGGGGTCATGTCATGTTCTTCACTCGAGTTGCACGTCTAAGACAATTGGTAAGAGCCAATAGCAATGGACTTAACCTGTCAAGTTTGGGCTTGGGAGGCCTCAAGACATGCAGAAGACGTCCTAAATTAAGCTAAGATAAACGCAGGAGAGACCAATAGTGTCCCATGCTTCAAGTCAACATAGTGCACCAGGTAAGCACCGTTTCCTAAGTACATCTATTTTAGGGGGAAGAAACGAAATGAAAGGCTAGGTCTGGCACTGGGGAGCTTCAGTGTTGACCTTCAAACTATTAATCGACGTCGAGTGCATGCTGAGATAAGCTTTATGCATAGTGTGAtgttaaaaaatatatccagaatatatattagatattgTTCAGTGTTAGGTCTGTTAAAAGCCATCAGGCACATGATGTTTAGTGATGACCCGTTGTCCTATTTTCAACTAAGCGCAGGCAGAACTAGCTGGTGCTGCAGAATGTAGCCTACACAAATTGCAGTAACCCTTGTCACTCGTTCCCGTTGTAGCTAGTGACCCCGTAAAGTTGCTTAATTCGTAcaatgtactccgtacggagtatggatATAACTAcatgcatgtacatacatgtcCTTCCGTAAGTTCATCCACCCGAGGGTAGTCCGAGTATTATATCGATAAATTATCAATAATCCAGACATACTGTGAATTCGAGATTACAGGCTACTCTACGAAATTTACCCAAAtaacaaaataaataaatagataaaaatatataaaaa
This Aspergillus flavus chromosome 1, complete sequence DNA region includes the following protein-coding sequences:
- a CDS encoding M13 family peptidase, which gives rise to MHGLQDSMPSSPLTSDEELKSTSLLRDISTPELEKSRPLLGYPEDAEAHVRELREGPLRNQASWFSLARCTTFAILSFISVSYYFWSIIPDGPSESVPPRPVTTSICETPECVHAASEILYNLDPNYDQINPCTDFDQYVCGGWRERHDMRPDQGAIFAGTMMSENAQTRLRHLLSSSKPSDPADSNNFEKLKAAYTACMDESTVTKRGSKPLDNMLAEFEKIYSRDSISLKGSDADLTKAILYLMESGVEALVSPFVASDDRDPDSVAIFVNPLGEIGLPAREYYNSTETVKEYTTVVEKVLGEFASSSGTKHHLRDVVTFEAKIADVTPDTQSQEDVTKSYNPRTIEETQSLLPQISMSDIISALAPSDYRSDRLIVGSPSYMKALSSILNDTPREVIDLYFNWKIIQTYADEIEDPKIQPLREFNNRLAGKDPQATEERWRKCIKSLDSSLGWTLSRFYVLDSFSEASKELGDQIVSDIKERFVYTLRQTSWMPSEVRDLAIKKVGNIVQKIGYPTKSPNVMDPGDVEKYYQRLRVTNETFFENTVAAAKFDLHNEWSKLGKPTDRNEWGMTAPTVNAYYNPPGNEIVFPAGIMQPPAFYGPSAPLYLAYGAFGAVSGHELSHAFDSTGRHYDETGNYTDWWDDKTVDAFEERAQCFVDQYSDFTAPEQGSEPLHVNGRLTLGENIADAGGIGAAYHAWKKHEQVSPDPQLPGLSKFTKEQLFFISYANWWCSKTTAEAARKAIYNDPHAPKPARIIGTMENSREFKEAFNCPMKKPVCKLW